One Nitrospira sp. DNA window includes the following coding sequences:
- a CDS encoding sensor histidine kinase, with protein sequence MTTQPSHRLLLFAIGAFGIGLYTLDLYLPLGIGNGVLYGGLVVLSLAFPDRTTPILVASTCSVLALSDVFLGVTFPNVPLWMGLSNRLFSLTAIWFPVIYAFQRRKIEEALRSAHDELEVRVGERTRELALVNQALVEEIGERMETERSLRESESSLKVSQEELQHSREELRALAGQLLTAQEGERRRIARDLHDDVNQRLAMLAMDLRRIEKGEVGDRAAIEGLVRSITRRLTTVSDDVRQMAYRFHPSILDDLGLVKAVRRLVDDFSATTMIEAVYVYHDPVSPVPTELATCVYRIAQEGLNNVARHAQATEVEVELICDDEVITLSIRDNGVGFDSQQASQSLGRLGLLSMKERVRLVRGTLTVSTAPGCGTHLEICVPLPGGAHA encoded by the coding sequence GTGACGACACAGCCCTCACACAGACTGTTGCTGTTCGCAATTGGTGCCTTTGGCATTGGTCTGTATACCCTCGATTTGTATCTCCCGCTGGGAATCGGCAACGGAGTGCTCTATGGAGGACTCGTGGTGCTGTCCCTGGCGTTTCCGGATCGTACGACTCCGATTCTTGTCGCCAGCACCTGCTCGGTATTGGCTCTATCGGATGTGTTTCTGGGTGTCACCTTTCCCAATGTGCCGCTCTGGATGGGGCTGAGCAATCGTCTGTTCAGTCTGACGGCGATCTGGTTTCCGGTGATCTATGCGTTCCAGCGTCGAAAAATCGAGGAAGCGCTACGCAGCGCCCATGATGAACTGGAAGTGCGTGTGGGCGAACGGACGCGTGAATTGGCATTGGTGAACCAGGCGCTCGTCGAAGAGATCGGCGAACGCATGGAGACGGAGCGGTCCCTCCGAGAAAGCGAGTCCTCCTTGAAAGTGAGTCAGGAGGAGTTGCAGCACAGTCGAGAAGAACTCCGGGCGCTGGCCGGACAACTGTTGACGGCACAGGAGGGGGAGCGCCGCCGTATTGCGCGGGATTTGCATGACGATGTGAACCAACGGTTGGCCATGTTAGCCATGGACCTTCGGCGGATTGAGAAAGGGGAGGTGGGTGACCGGGCTGCCATTGAGGGACTGGTACGATCGATCACCCGTCGCCTGACCACGGTTTCGGATGATGTCCGCCAGATGGCCTACCGGTTCCATCCATCTATTCTGGACGACTTAGGGCTTGTCAAAGCGGTGCGCCGGCTGGTGGATGATTTTTCTGCAACGACCATGATTGAGGCGGTGTATGTCTATCATGATCCCGTGAGTCCGGTGCCGACCGAATTGGCCACTTGCGTGTACCGGATTGCGCAAGAAGGCTTAAATAACGTTGCCCGCCATGCGCAGGCCACGGAAGTGGAAGTCGAGTTGATCTGTGACGACGAGGTCATTACGCTTTCGATTCGAGACAACGGCGTTGGGTTTGACTCGCAGCAGGCGTCGCAGAGCCTGGGGCGGTTAGGGTTGCTAAGTATGAAAGAGCGGGTGCGATTAGTGCGAGGCACATTGACAGTGTCAACGGCCCCCGGCTGCGGCACCCATCTTGAAATCTGTGTCCCGCTTCCAGGTGGCGCGCATGCCTAA
- a CDS encoding response regulator transcription factor, whose translation MPKPRVLLADDHSLVLEGFRRILDDQCELVGMVEDGRALLEVAARVHPDIVILDVSMPLLNGIDAATQLKKTHPSIKVIFVTMHADTDYVRSAFEAGASGYLLKRSAVDELEHAIRAVWAGHTYITPLIAKDLLDVLLTRGPGPGRQKTALTFRQREVLQLLAEGRTAKDIALRLKISTRTVEFHKAQLMEHLNLHTTAELIKYALTHGFIASS comes from the coding sequence ATGCCTAAGCCGCGAGTACTGTTGGCCGACGACCATTCCTTGGTGCTGGAGGGGTTTCGTCGCATTCTCGATGACCAATGCGAGTTGGTGGGGATGGTTGAGGACGGCCGCGCATTGCTGGAAGTGGCAGCCCGAGTCCATCCTGACATCGTCATTCTTGACGTGTCGATGCCGTTGTTGAATGGCATCGATGCCGCCACGCAGCTGAAGAAGACACATCCCTCAATCAAAGTCATTTTTGTCACGATGCATGCCGACACCGACTATGTTCGGTCAGCATTTGAGGCTGGGGCCTCGGGGTATTTGTTAAAGCGATCGGCGGTCGATGAATTAGAGCACGCGATTCGGGCGGTGTGGGCCGGGCATACCTATATCACGCCCTTGATTGCCAAGGATTTGCTCGACGTGTTGCTCACCAGGGGACCAGGACCGGGGCGGCAGAAGACAGCTCTCACCTTTCGTCAGCGTGAAGTGCTGCAGTTGTTGGCTGAGGGGCGAACGGCCAAAGACATTGCCCTCCGGCTCAAGATTTCCACGCGGACCGTCGAGTTTCATAAGGCCCAGCTCATGGAGCACCTGAATCTCCATACGACGGCTGAATTGATTAAGTATGCGTTAACACACGGATTCATTGCTTCTTCGTAG
- a CDS encoding zinc transporter ZupT: MLSLIALGAVAGLIPVYLGILSALFLGKVMPRTWEGGLIGVANGVLVYLFFDLMHEATEQTGARDPVSWLVFLGSLGISFVGLVALESSQVFGARAGSRWLSLPTMIAVGMGLHNLGEGLAIGASYASGEYTLSLLLVAGFGLHNGTEGFGIVGAAGKQPMSGRDVLLLGLIAGLPTCVGTFLSGQGVSSYFSICFYSLAAGSLLYVVLSLTAMSYTATRRVQVAAGMFAGIAIMYLTAMLLTLVSGVRS, from the coding sequence ATGCTAAGTCTCATTGCATTGGGTGCCGTCGCCGGACTGATTCCCGTCTATCTCGGCATTCTCTCGGCCCTGTTTCTAGGAAAGGTGATGCCGCGCACCTGGGAGGGTGGGCTCATCGGGGTTGCCAACGGAGTATTGGTCTATCTCTTTTTCGATCTCATGCATGAAGCGACCGAGCAGACCGGCGCGCGCGATCCCGTCTCATGGTTGGTGTTTCTGGGGAGCCTCGGGATCAGCTTCGTCGGCTTGGTTGCGCTGGAGTCCAGCCAGGTGTTCGGGGCTCGTGCGGGAAGCCGGTGGTTGTCGCTCCCGACGATGATCGCGGTCGGGATGGGATTGCACAATCTCGGGGAAGGCCTGGCAATCGGCGCCAGTTACGCCAGCGGTGAATATACACTCAGCCTCCTGCTCGTTGCCGGGTTTGGCTTGCACAACGGGACCGAGGGATTCGGGATCGTCGGCGCGGCCGGGAAGCAGCCGATGTCGGGGCGGGATGTGTTGCTGTTGGGGCTGATCGCCGGCCTCCCGACCTGCGTCGGGACCTTTCTCAGTGGGCAGGGAGTGTCTTCTTATTTCTCCATCTGCTTTTATTCGCTGGCAGCCGGTTCGTTGTTGTACGTGGTGTTGTCGCTGACGGCGATGTCCTACACCGCGACGCGTCGGGTGCAGGTGGCCGCGGGCATGTTCGCGGGAATTGCGATCATGTATCTCACGGCCATGCTGCTCACGTTGGTCAGCGGCGTTCGCAGCTGA
- a CDS encoding deoxyhypusine synthase family protein, translating to MAGREFHDGASDGLEALEPLDPEKIHSCSELLEAMRKTAFGGRRLGEAYETLAAMIDDPDCKVVLTLSGAMTIAKMGKIISTMIDHGMVQAIVSTGALVAHGLSESVGKLHYRHEPSHSDEELFQKGYNRVYDTLEMESNLNYVEHVVSQTLKRLNTDQPLSSHLLTRELGKTLAEEFEGAGILKSAYLKNVPVYIPAFTDSEMGLDVGTWAMGKKIDFTRSQIKDGGDVAVLRALHEVYPVFNPYLDLNHYAEEMLGSSRLGIFTIGGGVPRNWAQQVAPYIEISNTRLGLNVQPPRFHYGVRICPEPDYWGGLSGCTYQEGISWGKFVPPAEGGRFAEVLSDATMVWPLLMVGLLERRRAKSAVS from the coding sequence ATGGCAGGACGGGAATTTCACGACGGTGCCAGCGATGGCTTAGAGGCACTGGAGCCTCTGGATCCCGAGAAAATCCACTCGTGTTCTGAATTACTCGAAGCGATGCGGAAGACCGCGTTCGGTGGCCGTCGCCTGGGCGAAGCCTACGAGACGCTTGCGGCAATGATCGACGATCCCGACTGCAAAGTCGTGTTGACGTTGTCCGGCGCCATGACGATCGCCAAGATGGGCAAAATCATCAGCACCATGATCGATCACGGAATGGTGCAGGCCATCGTGTCGACCGGCGCGCTGGTGGCGCATGGGTTGAGCGAGTCGGTCGGCAAGCTGCATTACCGGCATGAGCCCTCCCACAGTGACGAGGAATTGTTCCAGAAGGGCTACAATCGCGTGTATGACACGCTTGAGATGGAATCAAATCTCAACTATGTCGAGCACGTCGTATCCCAGACCTTGAAGCGTCTCAATACGGATCAGCCCCTGTCGTCGCACCTATTGACCCGCGAACTCGGCAAGACATTGGCGGAAGAGTTTGAGGGGGCCGGCATTCTCAAGAGCGCCTATCTGAAAAACGTCCCGGTCTATATCCCGGCCTTTACCGATTCCGAAATGGGGCTGGATGTCGGGACGTGGGCGATGGGCAAAAAAATCGATTTTACCCGCAGCCAAATCAAGGACGGGGGCGACGTCGCGGTTTTGCGCGCGCTGCACGAGGTCTACCCGGTCTTCAATCCGTACCTCGATCTCAATCACTACGCAGAAGAAATGTTGGGTTCGTCACGGCTCGGGATTTTCACCATCGGCGGCGGGGTTCCCAGAAATTGGGCGCAGCAGGTCGCTCCGTACATCGAGATCAGCAACACCCGCTTGGGACTCAACGTGCAACCGCCGCGGTTTCACTACGGTGTCAGGATCTGCCCTGAGCCTGACTATTGGGGCGGCTTGAGCGGCTGTACGTACCAGGAGGGCATTTCCTGGGGTAAGTTCGTGCCGCCGGCCGAAGGGGGTCGGTTTGCCGAGGTGCTCAGTGACGCGACCATGGTCTGGCCGCTGCTCATGGTGGGACTGCTGGAACGTCGTCGCGCGAAGAGTGCCGTGTCATGA
- a CDS encoding thioredoxin domain-containing protein, with the protein MTRVGTWIRRGGASLALLLLMAGGVLAASSPVVDNRMRGKMDAPLTLIEYSDFTCGYCLKFFKETWPKIQARYVETGKVRFLYKDYPRADQGPGVTAALAARCAGDQGTYWPMHDRLFAADGRLDVDSYSQHAKAIGLDQAQFRQCLRDAPHMKAIFQDRDEANAWGFHGTPGFILMRTTQQPTAKNPALAIPGAFPFEAFEEEIEKLLVSQGEKSK; encoded by the coding sequence ATGACCCGCGTAGGCACATGGATACGCAGGGGCGGCGCGTCATTGGCCCTGCTTCTGCTGATGGCCGGCGGGGTTTTGGCGGCCAGCTCGCCGGTGGTGGATAACCGGATGCGCGGCAAGATGGACGCCCCCCTGACCCTGATCGAGTATTCGGATTTCACCTGCGGGTACTGCCTCAAGTTTTTCAAAGAAACCTGGCCCAAGATTCAGGCGCGGTACGTCGAGACCGGCAAAGTGCGGTTCCTCTATAAAGACTATCCCCGCGCAGACCAGGGGCCCGGCGTGACAGCGGCTCTGGCGGCCCGCTGTGCGGGAGACCAGGGGACGTACTGGCCCATGCATGACCGCTTGTTTGCCGCCGACGGACGACTGGACGTGGATAGTTACTCCCAGCATGCCAAGGCCATCGGCCTCGACCAGGCGCAGTTCCGGCAATGCCTCCGCGATGCTCCACACATGAAAGCCATTTTTCAAGACCGGGACGAAGCCAACGCCTGGGGGTTTCATGGTACGCCCGGTTTTATTTTGATGCGGACGACGCAGCAGCCGACGGCCAAGAATCCGGCGCTCGCCATTCCGGGTGCCTTCCCGTTCGAAGCGTTCGAGGAGGAAATTGAGAAGCTCCTCGTATCGCAAGGAGAGAAGTCGAAGTAG